A genomic region of Nostoc sp. UHCC 0702 contains the following coding sequences:
- a CDS encoding sugar transferase, with amino-acid sequence MLKRLFDLFFSLIGTVILLPLFITIAIWIKLDSPGNIFFQQVRVGRFGREFKIYKFRTMIQEAEKIGKQITVANDKRITRSGRFLRKYKLDELPQLFNVIKGEMSLVGPRPEVPKYVALYTAEQRRVLEVLPGITDLASIKFHNESELLNDMNNSENFYIHEIMPRKLELNMQYINRFSLFLDLAIVLKTLKRVFAI; translated from the coding sequence ATGTTAAAACGACTTTTTGATTTATTTTTTTCTTTAATCGGTACTGTAATTTTGCTGCCTTTATTTATTACTATTGCCATATGGATAAAGCTAGATTCTCCAGGTAATATATTTTTTCAGCAAGTTAGAGTCGGACGCTTTGGACGTGAATTTAAAATTTACAAGTTTCGTACTATGATACAAGAAGCTGAGAAAATAGGTAAACAAATTACAGTTGCCAACGATAAAAGAATTACCCGTAGCGGTAGATTTCTCAGAAAGTATAAGCTAGATGAATTACCTCAACTATTCAATGTTATTAAAGGGGAAATGAGCTTAGTAGGCCCCCGCCCTGAAGTACCCAAATATGTTGCTTTGTATACTGCGGAACAGCGTCGAGTTTTAGAAGTACTTCCAGGCATAACCGATTTAGCTTCAATTAAATTCCACAACGAAAGTGAATTACTCAACGATATGAATAACTCAGAAAATTTCTATATACACGAAATTATGCCTCGAAAATTAGAGTTAAATATGCAATATATCAATCGATTCAGTTTATTTCTCGATCTAGCGATCGTGCTGAAAACTCTGAAACGGGTGTTTGCCATATAA
- a CDS encoding DegT/DnrJ/EryC1/StrS family aminotransferase produces MEKFLPFALPDIGEEEIAEVVDSLKSNWLTTGAKTKRFEQEFAEFIGHGVEAIAVNSATSGLHLALEAVGISHGDEVITTTHTFTATAEVIRYLGANPIFVDVDLATLNIDPVKIAAAITPLTKAIIAVHFGGLACNMEPILAIARKYGLKVIEDAAHAIPTTYQGKLIGSLDSDATVYSFYATKPIATGEGGMVVTRNLEIAQRCRVMRLHGISRDVFDRYSSTKPSWYYEVVAPGFKYNMTDLAASLGIHQLKKVWLFQQKRAAIAERYDAEFADLPLHLPAKPVNGDTHSWHLYVIRLDASAKVSRNTFIEQLAAKGIGCSVHYIPLHLHPYWRDTYHLASEKFPCASDAYERIVSLPIYTKMTEADQTRVIEVVKKTLL; encoded by the coding sequence ATGGAAAAGTTTCTACCTTTTGCATTACCTGATATTGGAGAGGAAGAAATTGCCGAAGTCGTTGACTCTTTAAAATCTAATTGGTTAACTACAGGAGCAAAAACCAAACGTTTTGAACAAGAGTTTGCTGAATTTATTGGGCATGGAGTTGAGGCGATCGCAGTCAATTCCGCCACTTCCGGTTTACACTTAGCTTTGGAAGCTGTAGGCATTAGTCATGGCGATGAAGTTATCACTACAACTCATACATTTACTGCAACTGCGGAAGTAATTCGCTATCTAGGCGCAAATCCCATCTTTGTTGATGTTGATTTAGCAACTCTCAACATCGATCCCGTAAAAATTGCAGCAGCTATTACTCCTCTGACGAAAGCCATTATAGCCGTGCATTTTGGCGGACTTGCTTGTAACATGGAGCCAATTCTAGCGATCGCTCGCAAGTATGGATTGAAAGTAATTGAAGATGCTGCCCATGCCATACCAACAACTTACCAAGGTAAATTGATTGGCAGTCTAGATAGCGATGCCACAGTCTATAGTTTTTATGCCACCAAGCCGATCGCCACTGGTGAAGGAGGAATGGTAGTTACCCGCAATTTAGAAATTGCTCAACGTTGTCGTGTGATGCGGCTACATGGCATCAGCCGGGATGTGTTCGATCGCTACAGTTCAACTAAACCCTCTTGGTATTACGAGGTGGTTGCTCCTGGCTTTAAATACAACATGACTGATTTGGCGGCTTCTTTAGGGATTCACCAACTCAAAAAAGTTTGGTTATTTCAGCAAAAACGAGCTGCGATCGCCGAGCGATATGATGCAGAGTTCGCCGACTTGCCTTTACATCTACCAGCAAAACCTGTTAATGGCGATACTCACTCTTGGCATCTTTATGTAATTCGTTTAGATGCATCTGCAAAAGTCAGCCGCAACACTTTCATTGAGCAGTTGGCTGCTAAAGGCATTGGTTGTAGCGTTCATTATATTCCCTTGCACTTGCATCCTTATTGGCGCGACACATATCACCTGGCTTCAGAAAAATTTCCCTGCGCTTCTGATGCTTACGAACGCATAGTTAGCTTACCAATATATACAAAAATGACCGAAGCAGACCAAACTCGTGTTATTGAAGTCGTGAAAAAAACTTTACTTTAG
- a CDS encoding class I SAM-dependent methyltransferase, which translates to MDSEVEAIRQRYARRKQLPESSLYNPLNPSRYMSYEEKRRAFIRWINWAGLAPVQDKRVLEIGCGFGDNLLQFISLGFQPENLMGNELLEERALRARYLLPQASQVLLGDASTLELEENSFDVVVQATVFTSIFDEDFQQQLANKIWSLVKPQGGILWYDFIYNNPQNPDVKGIPIRRIHELFPQAEIKTWRLTLAPPINRLITQIHPNLYYLLNVMPFLRTHVLCWIKKS; encoded by the coding sequence ATGGATAGTGAAGTGGAAGCGATTCGCCAGCGTTATGCTCGACGAAAACAACTTCCAGAATCATCTTTATATAATCCCTTGAATCCATCTCGTTACATGAGCTATGAAGAAAAACGGCGCGCTTTCATTCGCTGGATTAATTGGGCTGGTTTAGCACCTGTTCAAGATAAACGAGTATTAGAAATTGGTTGTGGTTTTGGGGATAATTTACTGCAATTTATCTCTTTGGGTTTTCAACCAGAGAATCTGATGGGAAATGAGCTTTTAGAAGAACGCGCTCTGAGGGCAAGATACTTGCTTCCACAAGCATCTCAAGTTTTGCTTGGAGATGCATCCACACTGGAATTAGAGGAAAATTCCTTTGATGTTGTTGTACAAGCAACAGTTTTTACTTCAATCTTTGATGAGGATTTTCAACAACAGCTAGCAAATAAAATCTGGTCGCTAGTTAAACCCCAAGGAGGAATACTTTGGTATGACTTTATTTACAATAATCCTCAAAATCCAGATGTTAAAGGTATTCCTATTAGGCGAATTCATGAATTGTTTCCTCAAGCTGAAATAAAAACATGGCGGTTAACACTAGCGCCACCTATCAATCGCCTAATTACTCAGATTCATCCGAATCTTTATTATTTGCTCAATGTGATGCCATTTCTACGTACTCATGTTTTATGTTGGATCAAAAAATCTTAG
- a CDS encoding glycosyltransferase family 4 protein, translated as MNTVPKTIWHVGGEDIRFRIPLLLALRDKGFNVGAVGSENGDAFAKYQIPYFQYTLSREINPLADIQARTQLFHLFSKYKPDVVHGFDTKPAMITPIVAMKARIPGRVRTINGMGYIFSSNSPLALTLRPIYRHLQTKASAAAGITVFQNNDDREYFRKHKMVKDGCDDLVLGSGIDTEELSKNRPSPENLAAIRQELGLEGQLIVTMIARLVVSKGVMEYLDAARIVCQQMQNVKFILIGPFSSEGRQAVPIKAVQQQAEFVSYLGIRNDIPTLLALSDIFVLPSYREGMSRVLLEAGAMELPLITTNTPGCKDVVQDNWNGLLVPPKNAKSLATAILQLLKFQDKRVLMGTRSGMYVRENFSLKKVADSYTNIYYRALGLLNSEQVQLNKSQS; from the coding sequence ATGAATACCGTACCAAAAACTATTTGGCACGTTGGTGGAGAAGATATACGTTTCCGCATTCCTCTGTTGTTGGCACTCAGGGATAAAGGATTTAATGTTGGAGCGGTTGGGTCTGAAAATGGAGATGCTTTTGCAAAGTATCAAATTCCATATTTTCAATATACGCTGTCACGGGAAATCAATCCCCTAGCAGATATTCAAGCTCGTACCCAACTTTTCCACTTATTTAGTAAATATAAACCAGATGTTGTGCATGGTTTTGATACTAAGCCAGCGATGATCACACCCATTGTCGCAATGAAGGCGAGAATTCCCGGAAGAGTGCGGACAATTAATGGCATGGGCTATATCTTCTCTTCTAATTCTCCATTAGCACTGACACTTAGACCTATATATCGACATCTGCAAACAAAAGCTTCCGCAGCAGCGGGAATCACAGTATTTCAAAACAATGACGATCGCGAATATTTTCGCAAGCACAAGATGGTCAAGGATGGCTGTGATGATTTAGTTTTAGGTTCGGGTATTGATACAGAAGAGTTGAGCAAAAATCGTCCCAGCCCAGAAAACCTAGCAGCAATCCGCCAAGAATTAGGTTTAGAAGGACAGCTAATTGTCACCATGATAGCGCGTCTTGTTGTTTCTAAAGGCGTAATGGAATATCTTGATGCAGCTAGAATAGTTTGTCAGCAAATGCAAAATGTCAAGTTTATTTTAATCGGCCCGTTTTCGTCAGAAGGACGGCAAGCAGTGCCAATTAAAGCAGTTCAACAGCAAGCTGAATTTGTTTCTTATTTGGGTATTCGTAATGACATACCTACATTATTGGCTTTAAGCGATATCTTTGTTTTACCTAGTTATCGTGAGGGAATGTCACGGGTTTTATTAGAAGCTGGTGCAATGGAACTGCCTTTAATTACAACAAATACACCTGGTTGTAAAGATGTTGTACAAGATAATTGGAATGGGTTATTAGTACCTCCGAAAAATGCCAAATCTTTAGCAACAGCAATTTTGCAACTTCTCAAGTTTCAAGATAAGAGAGTCTTAATGGGTACTCGCAGTGGAATGTATGTACGAGAAAATTTCAGTTTGAAAAAGGTAGCTGATTCCTATACAAACATCTACTACCGCGCTTTAGGATTACTCAATTCAGAACAAGTACAATTGAATAAATCTCAAAGCTAA
- a CDS encoding NAD-dependent epimerase, whose protein sequence is MVKVLVTGAAGFIGFHLSHRLLSRGDEVVGLDNLNDYYDVSLKKERLAQLEGKSGFSFHKLDLVDNISIAQLFAEQSFDIVVNLAAQAGVRYSLKNPHAYIDSNLVGFTNILEGCRHFGVKHLVFASSSSVYGANTKTPFSVHDNVDHPVSLYAATKKANELMAHTYSHLYNLPTTGLRFFTVYGPWGRPDMALFLFTKAILAKQPIDVFNYGKMRRDFTYIDDIVEGIVRVMDRIPQPNTAWSGDAPDPGTSKAPYKIYNIGNNQPVELMHFIEVLENYLGMKAEKKLLPLQLGDVPATYADVDDLIRDVGFKPSTSIEVGIERFVAWYCSYYRVQIPLRSLSVVAQAS, encoded by the coding sequence ATGGTTAAAGTTTTAGTTACGGGTGCTGCTGGCTTCATTGGGTTTCATCTCAGTCATCGCCTACTATCCAGAGGTGATGAAGTTGTGGGTTTAGATAATCTCAATGATTACTATGATGTCTCCCTCAAAAAAGAACGCCTAGCCCAACTAGAGGGAAAATCAGGTTTTAGTTTTCACAAACTAGATTTAGTAGATAATATAAGTATCGCCCAGCTATTTGCAGAGCAAAGCTTCGATATAGTAGTTAACTTAGCAGCCCAAGCAGGTGTCCGCTATTCACTGAAGAATCCCCATGCATATATAGACAGCAACTTGGTAGGCTTTACTAACATTCTGGAAGGTTGTCGTCACTTTGGCGTTAAACATTTAGTATTTGCTTCCTCTAGTTCTGTCTACGGTGCAAATACCAAAACGCCTTTTTCTGTTCACGATAATGTAGACCATCCAGTTAGTTTGTATGCTGCTACAAAGAAAGCCAATGAACTGATGGCTCATACATATAGCCATTTGTATAATTTACCTACAACTGGACTGCGCTTTTTTACCGTTTATGGGCCGTGGGGTCGTCCAGATATGGCGCTGTTTTTATTTACTAAAGCAATTTTAGCAAAACAGCCAATTGATGTGTTTAATTACGGTAAGATGCGTCGAGATTTTACTTATATTGACGACATTGTAGAAGGTATTGTGCGTGTAATGGATAGAATTCCTCAACCAAATACTGCTTGGTCAGGAGATGCACCCGACCCAGGAACTAGTAAAGCTCCTTACAAAATTTACAACATAGGTAATAATCAACCAGTTGAATTAATGCACTTCATAGAAGTGCTAGAAAACTATTTGGGAATGAAAGCAGAAAAAAAATTACTACCGCTGCAACTTGGCGATGTTCCCGCTACCTATGCAGATGTTGATGATTTGATTAGAGATGTAGGTTTCAAACCTAGCACTTCAATTGAAGTTGGAATTGAACGTTTTGTAGCTTGGTATTGTTCTTATTATCGAGTACAAATACCATTACGTTCGCTTTCTGTGGTAGCTCAGGCTAGTTAA
- a CDS encoding nucleotide sugar dehydrogenase: MSDRVAVIGLGYVGLPVALAFAKKFPYTVGFDVNVEKVANLRRGIDTTGEISKEELINATLNIVSEPFDLVDSNFFVVAVPTPVDRNHRPDLSYLIKASELVGKVLQPGATVVYESTVYPGVTEEICGPTLAKVSGLQQGVDFKLGYSPERINPGDKAHTLEKIVKVVAGEDAETLEKVARVYETIIDAGVYRAASIKVAEAAKAIENTQRDLNIALMNELALICDRLNIRTHDVLAAARTKWNFLPFTPGLVGGHCIGVDPYYLTTKAEELGYHPEVMLAGRRINDSMGIHIARHLVKLLIKANLSIKGARIGILGLTFKENVSDVRNSRVPDIVAELHQFGIYPLVHDPLADSHEAQREYNIQLTNWEELSNLDGIVLAVSHQAYLDMSRDQLLACLRPGGVLLDVKSVFDTLTLPNNIHYSSL, translated from the coding sequence ATGAGCGATCGCGTTGCAGTTATCGGTCTGGGTTACGTTGGCTTACCTGTAGCCTTAGCATTTGCCAAAAAATTCCCCTACACTGTTGGATTTGATGTCAACGTTGAGAAAGTTGCAAATTTAAGACGAGGCATTGATACTACAGGGGAAATCTCCAAAGAAGAATTAATCAACGCTACTCTGAACATTGTCTCAGAACCATTCGACTTAGTAGACAGCAACTTTTTTGTAGTTGCAGTTCCAACACCTGTTGACCGCAACCATCGACCAGATTTATCCTACCTGATTAAAGCATCGGAATTAGTCGGTAAAGTATTACAACCTGGTGCGACAGTAGTCTATGAATCCACGGTTTATCCAGGGGTGACAGAAGAAATTTGCGGCCCCACTCTGGCAAAAGTATCGGGTTTACAGCAAGGTGTTGATTTCAAACTTGGCTACTCTCCAGAACGAATTAATCCGGGTGATAAAGCTCATACTTTAGAAAAGATTGTGAAAGTGGTAGCTGGGGAAGATGCCGAAACCTTAGAAAAGGTGGCGAGAGTTTACGAAACTATTATTGATGCTGGCGTATATCGTGCTGCTTCTATTAAGGTAGCTGAAGCAGCCAAAGCAATTGAAAATACTCAGCGAGACTTGAATATTGCCTTGATGAACGAGTTAGCCTTAATTTGCGATCGCCTCAATATTCGCACTCACGATGTTTTAGCAGCAGCTAGAACTAAATGGAACTTTTTGCCATTCACTCCTGGTCTTGTCGGCGGTCACTGCATTGGGGTTGACCCCTATTATTTAACTACCAAAGCAGAAGAACTCGGATATCATCCTGAAGTTATGCTTGCTGGTCGTCGAATTAATGACAGTATGGGAATCCATATTGCTCGCCATCTAGTTAAGCTTTTAATCAAGGCTAACTTATCTATTAAAGGAGCGCGTATCGGAATTCTGGGGCTAACCTTTAAGGAAAATGTGTCAGATGTGCGAAACAGTCGCGTTCCGGATATCGTTGCGGAGTTGCACCAATTTGGTATTTACCCCCTCGTACACGACCCACTAGCTGATAGTCACGAAGCTCAGCGCGAGTATAACATTCAGCTTACAAACTGGGAAGAATTATCTAATCTAGATGGAATTGTGTTGGCTGTTAGCCATCAAGCCTACTTAGATATGTCTCGCGACCAGTTGCTTGCTTGTCTGCGTCCCGGAGGAGTTTTGTTAGATGTCAAGTCTGTTTTTGATACTCTAACTCTGCCAAACAATATTCATTACTCAAGTCTCTAG
- a CDS encoding DUF4091 domain-containing protein, whose translation MKRFNQITKMIILMLGTIVTLFACSNMGLLANNSFLFLTKNDVSVWVVSSLERIKREDPARSKTHIELYAGRGEYEAFQIGIKAPKTGLKNVKVEVSDLYSFNNQVIPKTNITLYREHYVHVKHSSPNKRGSTNSPSGPGWYADGLIPFLNPEDKTNLTGAELDAVPFNLKAKHNQPIWVDIFVPRETKPGQYQGSYTVSSDRGVVTGKILLKVWNFELPLKPSLNSEFSFYEHHDKRDMIELLKHKIMPEAHFDPADEIELIKQWGLRSRGLSFWSGANGKSCKMEPAPSVEEIKTTAAQHQSTLFLYARYADEIDECQNLIEPMKQWARNLHKAGVSTVIAMTPNPALYDDGSGTKRSVVDIWTVLPKMYDDVPERISEVLQKKGKVWSYNALVQDSYSPKWQIDFDPINYRIQPGFISQSLGLTGILYWRVDLWTKDPWNDIETYFQEDNRYPGEGMLVYPGKQVGIKGVVPSIRLKNLREGVEDYEYIEILKRLGRGNWALQVSRGVGSSWKNWTRDTKVLESARLRLGKEIERLSAK comes from the coding sequence ATGAAAAGGTTTAACCAAATAACCAAAATGATTATATTGATGCTGGGGACGATAGTTACTTTATTTGCTTGTTCAAATATGGGGCTATTAGCAAACAACTCATTTTTATTTTTAACTAAAAATGATGTTTCTGTATGGGTAGTTTCAAGTCTAGAAAGAATAAAGCGAGAAGACCCGGCAAGAAGTAAAACCCATATTGAACTGTACGCTGGGCGGGGAGAATATGAAGCTTTTCAGATAGGAATTAAAGCACCAAAAACTGGTCTGAAAAATGTGAAGGTTGAAGTTTCAGACTTGTATAGTTTTAATAATCAAGTCATCCCAAAAACTAACATTACACTTTACCGAGAACATTATGTGCATGTTAAGCATTCTAGTCCTAACAAGAGAGGCAGTACCAATTCACCGTCAGGCCCTGGATGGTATGCCGATGGGTTAATTCCGTTTCTTAATCCTGAAGACAAAACTAACCTGACAGGTGCTGAGTTAGACGCAGTTCCATTCAACCTAAAAGCTAAGCATAATCAACCTATTTGGGTAGATATATTTGTGCCCCGCGAGACAAAACCTGGGCAATACCAAGGCTCTTATACTGTTAGTAGCGATCGCGGAGTTGTTACAGGTAAAATTCTCCTCAAGGTTTGGAATTTTGAATTGCCTTTAAAACCATCGCTCAATTCTGAGTTTTCGTTCTATGAACATCATGATAAAAGGGACATGATAGAACTTCTCAAACATAAAATAATGCCTGAAGCACATTTTGATCCAGCAGATGAAATCGAGCTAATCAAGCAGTGGGGACTTCGTTCTCGGGGTCTTTCTTTTTGGAGTGGGGCTAACGGTAAGAGTTGCAAAATGGAGCCAGCCCCTTCTGTTGAGGAGATTAAAACTACTGCCGCCCAACACCAATCTACTCTATTTCTCTACGCTAGATATGCTGATGAAATTGATGAATGCCAAAATTTGATCGAACCGATGAAGCAATGGGCACGCAATTTGCACAAAGCTGGAGTCTCCACTGTCATAGCTATGACTCCTAATCCTGCACTTTACGATGATGGTTCTGGTACTAAACGTTCAGTTGTAGACATCTGGACGGTATTACCTAAAATGTATGATGATGTTCCTGAGCGAATATCTGAAGTTTTGCAAAAGAAGGGTAAAGTTTGGTCTTATAACGCTCTAGTACAAGATAGCTACTCTCCTAAATGGCAAATAGACTTTGACCCCATAAACTATAGAATTCAGCCAGGTTTTATTAGCCAGAGTCTTGGACTAACAGGGATTTTATACTGGCGAGTTGACCTATGGACAAAAGACCCTTGGAATGATATTGAAACTTATTTCCAAGAGGACAACCGTTATCCTGGTGAGGGAATGTTGGTTTATCCAGGAAAACAAGTAGGAATTAAAGGAGTTGTCCCTTCCATAAGACTCAAAAATTTGAGAGAGGGAGTAGAAGATTATGAATACATAGAGATACTTAAACGCCTCGGTCGGGGAAACTGGGCACTGCAAGTTAGTCGAGGTGTTGGTAGTAGCTGGAAGAACTGGACACGTGATACAAAAGTGCTGGAATCAGCCAGATTGCGCTTGGGAAAAGAAATAGAAAGACTATCTGCAAAATAG
- a CDS encoding glycosyltransferase: MKIIYIITGLSSGGAQAMLYKLLSRMDRERFNPVVISLIDRGIWGGRIVSLGVPVYTINMKAGQPTPAAMWRAIDLVRQLKPDLIQGWMYHGNLVAQVVRFFVFARISVLWNVRHSLDSLELEKPGTAIVIKLCANFSKFPTKIIYNSQNSARQHEKIGYSADKTCVIPNGFDTEEFTPSIEARLSIRSELGVSENTLLIGLIGRYHPIKDHHNFLQAAALLLKNYPQVKFILAGDQVDWENQILSQLIHELELANQIYLLGERHDMPRLTAALDIACSASYGEGFPNVIGEAMSCGVPCVVTDVGDSGWIVGNTGKVVPPKNPQKLAKAWEAMIDIGTEGREALGKVARTRVIDLFSLNSVVAQYESLYDDVFASN; the protein is encoded by the coding sequence ATGAAAATTATTTATATTATTACAGGACTCTCCTCTGGAGGCGCTCAAGCCATGCTTTATAAACTCCTTTCGAGGATGGATCGAGAGCGTTTTAATCCAGTTGTGATTTCTTTGATAGATCGTGGCATATGGGGCGGTCGCATCGTGAGTTTAGGTGTCCCTGTATATACCATTAATATGAAAGCAGGACAGCCCACACCAGCGGCCATGTGGCGAGCGATAGATTTAGTACGTCAACTCAAGCCTGACTTGATCCAAGGCTGGATGTATCATGGCAACTTAGTTGCACAGGTTGTCAGATTTTTTGTATTTGCACGGATATCTGTTTTATGGAATGTTCGTCATTCACTTGATTCTTTAGAGCTAGAAAAACCAGGAACAGCTATTGTTATTAAACTATGTGCTAATTTTTCCAAATTTCCTACCAAAATTATTTACAATTCTCAGAATAGTGCTAGACAACACGAAAAAATCGGGTATAGTGCTGATAAAACATGTGTAATTCCCAATGGTTTTGACACAGAAGAATTTACACCATCGATAGAGGCTAGACTTAGTATTCGTTCAGAATTAGGTGTCTCTGAAAATACTTTATTGATAGGTCTGATTGGGCGTTATCATCCCATTAAAGATCATCACAATTTTCTTCAGGCTGCTGCATTATTACTCAAAAATTATCCCCAAGTAAAATTTATTCTTGCTGGCGATCAAGTTGATTGGGAAAATCAGATTTTATCTCAACTAATCCATGAATTAGAGCTTGCTAATCAAATATATTTACTGGGGGAACGACATGATATGCCTCGCTTAACTGCTGCCTTAGATATTGCCTGTTCCGCTTCCTATGGAGAAGGTTTTCCTAATGTAATTGGAGAAGCAATGTCTTGTGGGGTTCCTTGTGTAGTCACAGATGTAGGAGACTCCGGTTGGATTGTTGGCAATACAGGTAAAGTCGTCCCCCCAAAAAATCCACAAAAATTAGCGAAAGCTTGGGAAGCGATGATTGATATAGGAACAGAGGGACGAGAAGCTTTAGGAAAAGTGGCACGAACAAGAGTCATTGACTTGTTTTCTTTAAACTCTGTTGTGGCTCAATATGAAAGTTTGTATGACGATGTGTTTGCTAGCAATTAA
- a CDS encoding O-antigen ligase family protein, with protein sequence MNININKKVTLLFFYRLTLAIASIFIFFTEIDSYLFSSGTFSFRPFLWLIVFCALSLPLFISKDNYLPHSMFMWGFGFIVISLLSFFLIPQPQQILLEELQIRISSVIFMLTMNLIFSKNQIIHLWTRRAALIAVLITVTNNIYQFFNPFAFNSPLDLIGRSSGFYLNPNKSGAALVIGMIFSVSLLQPKYRLPFVSIVGIGVLLTFSRSSLINFCVVLMLFIFTRLINRSQLLYWILFITTILIFLGSPLWEDILKNPHLSMQRVELIQQPFNYSDDSSDDRLNIALSGWYLFAKNPLLGNGIGSTRVWDMEISTHNTYLYYMADHGILGILMLPLLIYVVTRRARGETKSIGLIFTVSFLIWGLFSHNILDLRFSLIMFALMAAMTEASQLEPKSSVRNL encoded by the coding sequence ATGAATATCAATATCAATAAAAAAGTTACTTTGTTATTTTTTTATCGTTTAACCCTAGCCATTGCGAGCATTTTTATTTTCTTTACAGAAATTGATTCTTATTTATTTTCATCAGGAACTTTCTCTTTCCGTCCTTTTTTGTGGTTAATCGTCTTTTGTGCTTTATCTTTACCATTATTTATTTCAAAAGACAATTATTTACCACACTCGATGTTCATGTGGGGTTTTGGATTCATTGTTATTTCTTTACTGTCATTTTTTTTAATACCGCAGCCCCAACAAATTCTTTTAGAAGAATTACAAATTAGAATTTCATCAGTGATATTTATGCTAACAATGAACCTGATTTTTTCTAAAAATCAGATTATTCATCTCTGGACTAGAAGGGCTGCTTTAATTGCAGTATTAATTACTGTAACCAACAATATATACCAATTTTTTAATCCTTTTGCATTTAATAGTCCATTAGATCTTATCGGTCGATCTAGTGGATTCTACCTCAATCCTAACAAGTCTGGAGCCGCATTAGTAATTGGCATGATTTTTAGTGTGAGTCTACTACAGCCAAAATATCGTCTACCTTTTGTATCAATAGTTGGTATAGGGGTTCTTTTGACATTTTCTCGTTCATCTCTTATCAACTTTTGTGTTGTCTTAATGCTTTTTATATTTACTCGTTTGATTAATCGTTCGCAATTATTATATTGGATTTTATTCATAACAACTATTCTGATTTTTTTAGGCTCACCTTTGTGGGAAGATATATTGAAAAATCCTCACTTAAGTATGCAAAGGGTTGAATTGATCCAACAACCTTTTAATTATTCTGATGACTCTTCTGACGACCGTTTAAACATAGCTCTATCAGGTTGGTATTTGTTCGCTAAAAATCCACTTTTAGGCAACGGAATTGGCTCAACTCGCGTTTGGGATATGGAAATATCTACACACAACACATACTTATACTACATGGCAGATCATGGAATATTAGGTATTTTGATGTTGCCTTTATTAATTTATGTAGTAACACGGCGCGCACGAGGAGAAACCAAATCAATAGGTTTGATTTTTACAGTTTCTTTTCTGATATGGGGACTATTTAGCCACAATATTTTAGATTTACGCTTTAGCCTGATCATGTTCGCATTAATGGCTGCGATGACTGAAGCAAGCCAATTAGAGCCAAAGTCGTCAGTAAGAAATTTATGA